One window from the genome of Lysobacter helvus encodes:
- a CDS encoding glycine zipper family protein, with protein sequence MRILIADDQSADQKAKDDGSCQAWAKTDTGIDPAAVAAAPTTTTGPQGQRARGAVRGAAAGAVIGEVAHGDSSQGAKTGAAAGVIAGGARSRRSQAAQVQQQQTAKAQSIDTYWRAWGACMSGKGYTVQ encoded by the coding sequence ATGCGAATCCTCATCGCCGACGACCAGTCAGCCGACCAGAAGGCCAAGGACGATGGCAGTTGCCAGGCCTGGGCGAAGACCGACACGGGCATCGACCCGGCGGCCGTCGCCGCGGCCCCGACCACCACCACCGGACCGCAGGGCCAGCGCGCCCGCGGCGCGGTGCGCGGCGCGGCGGCCGGCGCGGTGATCGGCGAGGTGGCGCACGGCGATTCCTCGCAGGGCGCGAAGACCGGCGCCGCGGCGGGCGTGATCGCCGGCGGCGCGCGCTCGCGCCGCAGCCAGGCCGCGCAGGTGCAACAGCAGCAGACCGCCAAGGCGCAATCCATCGACACCTACTGGCGGGCCTGGGGCGCGTGCATGTCGGGCAAGGGCTACACGGTGCAATGA
- the thyA gene encoding thymidylate synthase: MRQYLDLMREILEHGTPKGDRTGTGTLSVFGRMMRFDLREGFPLVTTKKLHLKSVIHELLWFLAGDTNVRYLQDNGVSIWDEWATEDGSLGPLYGAQWRSWPTRDGGTIDQMSGLIAALKAKPNSRRHIVSAWNVEYLPDESRSPQNNVRDGRMALAACHTLFQFYVADGRLSCMLMARSQDFLLGTPFNIASYALLVHMVAQQCDLDVGEFVWVGGDVHLYNNHLEQARTQLAREPRPLPQLTIKRRPPSLFDYRFDDFEITGYTPHAAIKAPIAV, encoded by the coding sequence ATGCGCCAATACCTCGACCTGATGCGCGAGATCCTGGAACACGGCACCCCCAAGGGCGACCGCACCGGCACGGGCACGCTGAGCGTGTTCGGGCGGATGATGCGGTTCGACCTGCGCGAGGGGTTCCCGCTCGTCACGACGAAGAAGCTGCACCTGAAGTCGGTGATCCACGAGCTGCTGTGGTTCCTCGCCGGCGACACCAACGTGCGCTATCTGCAGGACAACGGCGTCAGCATCTGGGACGAATGGGCGACCGAAGACGGCAGTCTCGGCCCGTTGTACGGCGCGCAGTGGCGCAGCTGGCCCACGCGCGACGGCGGCACGATCGACCAGATGTCGGGGCTGATCGCTGCATTGAAGGCGAAGCCGAATTCGCGCCGCCACATCGTCAGCGCCTGGAACGTCGAATACCTGCCGGACGAATCGCGCAGCCCGCAAAACAACGTGCGCGACGGGCGCATGGCGCTGGCCGCGTGCCACACGCTGTTCCAGTTCTATGTCGCCGACGGAAGGCTCTCGTGCATGTTGATGGCGCGCAGCCAGGATTTCCTGCTCGGCACGCCGTTCAACATCGCCAGCTACGCCTTGCTCGTGCACATGGTGGCGCAGCAATGCGACCTCGACGTGGGCGAGTTCGTGTGGGTGGGCGGCGACGTGCACCTGTACAACAACCACCTCGAACAGGCGCGCACGCAGCTTGCGCGCGAGCCGAGGCCCTTGCCGCAGCTCACGATCAAGCGCCGGCCGCCGTCGTTGTTCGACTACCGCTTCGACGACTTCGAGATCACCGGTTACACGCCGCATGCGGCCATCAAGGCGCCCATCGCCGTCTGA
- the lgt gene encoding prolipoprotein diacylglyceryl transferase: MTYLHQIDPIALALGPLKIHWYGLMYLLGFAVAWWLGNRRIRAGRLPGVDGHGFGDLMFYAMVGVVLGGRLGYILFYDLHTYIAHPLQMLKLWEGGMSFHGGLIGVVVATWWWSRKHGLHVMDTMEFIAPLVPPGLGFGRLGNFINGELWGKPTDAHWGVVFPNALPQPYASMDPQALRAQFEAGALDVFARHPSQLYQAFLEGLVLFLVLWLYSRKPRPRYSVAGLFVLLYGVFRFLVEFVRVPDQQLDYIAFGWLTMGQLLSVPLILLGLFWLWCSRSAPTLQPRVA; the protein is encoded by the coding sequence TTGACGTACCTGCACCAGATCGACCCGATCGCACTCGCGCTCGGCCCGCTGAAGATCCACTGGTACGGCCTGATGTACCTGCTCGGGTTCGCCGTTGCATGGTGGCTCGGCAATCGCCGCATCCGCGCAGGGCGGCTGCCCGGCGTCGACGGCCACGGCTTCGGCGACCTGATGTTCTACGCGATGGTCGGCGTGGTGCTCGGCGGGCGGCTGGGCTACATCCTGTTCTACGACCTGCACACCTACATCGCCCATCCGCTGCAGATGCTGAAACTGTGGGAAGGCGGCATGAGCTTCCACGGCGGCCTGATCGGCGTGGTGGTGGCCACGTGGTGGTGGTCGCGCAAGCACGGCCTGCACGTGATGGACACGATGGAATTCATCGCGCCGCTGGTGCCGCCGGGGCTGGGCTTCGGGCGCCTGGGCAACTTCATCAACGGCGAGCTGTGGGGCAAGCCCACCGACGCGCACTGGGGCGTGGTGTTCCCGAACGCGCTGCCGCAGCCGTACGCCAGCATGGATCCGCAGGCGTTGCGCGCGCAGTTCGAAGCCGGCGCACTGGATGTGTTCGCGCGCCATCCTTCGCAGCTGTACCAGGCGTTCCTCGAAGGCCTGGTGCTATTCCTGGTGCTGTGGCTGTATTCGCGCAAGCCGCGGCCGCGCTATTCGGTGGCGGGCCTGTTCGTGCTGTTGTACGGCGTGTTCCGCTTCCTCGTGGAGTTCGTGCGCGTGCCCGACCAGCAACTCGATTACATCGCCTTCGGCTGGCTCACGATGGGCCAGTTGCTGAGCGTGCCGCTGATCCTGCTGGGCCTGTTCTGGTTGTGGTGTTCGCGCAGCGCGCCGACGCTGCAGCCGCGCGTCGCCTGA
- a CDS encoding TPM domain-containing protein, protein MRLFRHLLARPARAWFPEDAMDRITAAIDASELRHSGEICFAVEPALHWLDVLRGVDARTRAEDAFARLRVWDTEGNTGVLVYLLLADHRLEIVADRGLRNVDPARWRAVSDAMQARLRAGEPEAAIVEGVAAISDLLAEHAPLVAGTPDRDELPNRPRLL, encoded by the coding sequence ATGCGCCTGTTCCGACACCTGCTCGCACGTCCTGCCCGCGCCTGGTTCCCCGAGGACGCGATGGACCGCATCACGGCCGCGATCGACGCCAGCGAACTGCGCCACAGCGGCGAGATCTGTTTCGCGGTGGAGCCTGCGCTGCACTGGCTCGACGTGCTGCGCGGCGTCGACGCGCGCACCCGTGCCGAGGACGCGTTCGCGCGGCTGCGCGTGTGGGACACCGAAGGCAACACGGGCGTGCTGGTGTACCTGTTGCTCGCCGACCATCGCCTCGAAATCGTGGCCGACCGCGGCCTGCGCAACGTGGATCCCGCGCGCTGGCGCGCAGTGTCCGATGCGATGCAGGCGCGCCTGCGCGCCGGGGAGCCGGAAGCGGCGATCGTCGAAGGCGTGGCGGCGATTTCCGACCTGCTCGCCGAGCACGCGCCGCTGGTCGCGGGCACCCCGGACCGCGACGAATTGCCGAACCGCCCGCGCCTCCTCTGA
- a CDS encoding TPM domain-containing protein, protein MPRFARTVCFAFALVIASASAFAQANAPIPKLDRPVIDTTGTLDAAAIASLEQQARALQQRKGSQLQVLMVPTTQPETIEQYTVRAFEQYKLGRKGVDDGVLVVVAKNDRRVRIEPGYGLEGAIPDAIANRVIQEYLVPKFRAGDYAGGLTDGTAALAKLIDGEELPPPMADNKGSSGGRDGGQWVFALFLSFIIATFVRGMFRWLPAALRGVVGAGAAGFVAWLVSSLVLVGGLGALVGLFVGLSAAPTGRAARHGGWGGFGGGGFGGGGGFGGGGGGWSGGGGMSGGGGASGSW, encoded by the coding sequence CTGCCGCGTTTCGCGCGCACGGTCTGCTTCGCCTTCGCGCTGGTGATCGCCAGCGCGTCGGCGTTCGCGCAGGCCAACGCGCCGATCCCGAAACTCGATCGCCCGGTGATCGACACCACCGGCACGCTCGATGCGGCAGCCATCGCGTCGCTGGAACAACAGGCGCGCGCGCTGCAGCAGCGCAAGGGCAGCCAGCTGCAGGTGCTGATGGTGCCCACCACGCAGCCGGAAACCATCGAGCAATACACCGTGCGCGCGTTCGAGCAGTACAAGCTCGGGCGCAAGGGCGTGGACGATGGCGTGCTGGTGGTCGTGGCCAAGAACGACCGGCGCGTGCGCATCGAACCGGGCTATGGCCTGGAAGGCGCGATCCCCGATGCGATCGCCAACCGCGTGATCCAGGAATACCTGGTGCCGAAGTTCCGCGCGGGCGATTACGCGGGCGGGCTGACCGACGGCACGGCGGCGCTGGCCAAGCTGATCGACGGCGAGGAACTGCCGCCGCCGATGGCCGACAACAAGGGCAGCAGCGGCGGGCGCGATGGCGGGCAGTGGGTCTTCGCGTTGTTCCTGTCTTTCATCATCGCCACGTTCGTGCGCGGGATGTTCCGCTGGCTGCCGGCCGCCCTGCGCGGCGTGGTGGGGGCGGGCGCAGCCGGATTCGTGGCGTGGTTGGTGTCGTCGCTCGTGCTGGTCGGCGGGCTCGGCGCACTGGTCGGCCTGTTCGTCGGGCTGTCGGCGGCGCCCACCGGGCGCGCCGCGCGCCATGGCGGCTGGGGCGGGTTCGGCGGTGGCGGATTCGGGGGCGGCGGCGGGTTCGGCGGCGGCGGTGGCGGCTGGTCGGGCGGCGGCGGCATGAGCGGGGGCGGTGGCGCCTCCGGCAGTTGGTGA
- a CDS encoding LemA family protein, protein MRPNTFLRALLLGLAIALLSGCGYNQIQAKDQAVKGAWSEVLNQYKRRADLIPNLVNTVKGYAAQERDVLIRVTEARAKVGQIQVNAEDAASLAQFQKAQGDLSQALSRLMVVTENYPNLKSDQSFRDLQAQLEGTENRITVARGRYITTVQDYNTYIRQFPQNFTAKMFGHKEKPNFSVENEAQISNAPTVEFNPPTTAPATTAARAPAY, encoded by the coding sequence ATGCGTCCGAACACCTTCCTGCGCGCGCTGCTCCTCGGGCTCGCCATCGCGCTGCTGTCCGGCTGCGGCTACAACCAGATCCAGGCGAAGGACCAGGCCGTCAAGGGCGCATGGTCGGAAGTGCTCAACCAGTACAAGCGCCGCGCCGACCTCATCCCCAACCTCGTCAACACCGTGAAGGGCTACGCCGCGCAGGAACGCGACGTGCTGATCCGCGTGACCGAGGCGCGCGCCAAGGTCGGGCAGATCCAGGTCAACGCGGAAGACGCGGCTTCGCTGGCGCAGTTCCAGAAAGCGCAGGGCGACCTCTCGCAGGCGTTGTCCCGCCTGATGGTGGTGACCGAGAACTATCCGAACCTCAAGTCCGACCAGTCCTTCCGCGACCTGCAGGCGCAACTGGAAGGCACGGAGAACCGGATCACCGTCGCGCGCGGCCGTTACATCACGACCGTGCAGGACTACAACACCTACATCCGCCAGTTCCCGCAGAACTTCACCGCGAAGATGTTCGGCCACAAGGAAAAGCCGAACTTCTCCGTGGAGAACGAAGCGCAGATCTCCAACGCGCCGACCGTGGAATTCAACCCGCCGACGACGGCGCCGGCGACCACCGCCGCGCGCGCCCCGGCGTACTGA
- a CDS encoding TerC family protein, whose protein sequence is MLDWLADPQAWLTLVTLSAIEIVLGIDNLVFIAIAVSKLPQEKRERARKFGIAVACITRIGLLLTLAWLAGLTQDLFRLFGQGISVRDLVLILGGVFLVVKGIMEIRDLLMGEDEAEDIHTKPLVSFGMVIAQIAIIDIVFSLDSVIAAVGMANHVTIMVGAILLAVGVMLLAATPLGHFIERNPTIKMLALAFIVLVGVYLLLDGFELHIPKGYLYGAMGFSAAVECLNLWARRKASARQLAQ, encoded by the coding sequence ATGCTGGATTGGTTGGCCGATCCCCAGGCCTGGCTCACCCTGGTGACCCTCAGTGCGATCGAGATCGTGCTGGGCATCGACAACCTGGTGTTCATCGCGATCGCGGTCAGCAAGCTGCCGCAGGAGAAGCGGGAGCGCGCGCGCAAGTTCGGCATCGCGGTGGCGTGCATCACGCGCATCGGGTTGCTGCTCACGCTGGCGTGGCTCGCCGGCCTCACCCAGGACCTGTTCCGCCTGTTCGGCCAGGGCATCTCGGTGCGCGACCTGGTGCTGATCCTGGGCGGCGTGTTCCTGGTGGTGAAGGGGATCATGGAGATCCGCGACCTGCTGATGGGCGAGGACGAAGCCGAGGACATCCACACCAAGCCGCTGGTCTCCTTCGGCATGGTGATCGCGCAGATCGCGATCATCGACATCGTGTTCTCGCTGGATTCGGTGATCGCCGCGGTCGGCATGGCCAACCACGTGACGATCATGGTCGGCGCGATCCTGCTGGCGGTGGGCGTGATGCTGCTGGCCGCCACGCCCCTGGGCCATTTCATCGAGCGCAACCCGACCATCAAGATGCTGGCCCTGGCCTTCATCGTGCTGGTGGGCGTGTACCTGCTCCTGGATGGCTTCGAACTGCACATCCCGAAGGGCTACCTCTACGGCGCGATGGGCTTCTCCGCCGCGGTGGAGTGCCTGAACCTCTGGGCGCGGCGCAAGGCCAGCGCGCGACAGCTCGCGCAGTAG
- a CDS encoding diacylglycerol kinase encodes MADQFGHLPRHPGRILKATVWSMQGLRAAWLHESSFRLEVYLFLVFCPLGLWLGATGVERALLVGSCLLVMAVELLNSAIEAVIERYGPEFHELAGRAKDMGSAAVFLTMLNVLLVWGCILVPHFF; translated from the coding sequence ATGGCTGACCAGTTCGGACACCTGCCCCGCCACCCCGGCCGAATCCTCAAGGCGACCGTGTGGTCGATGCAGGGGCTGCGTGCGGCGTGGTTGCACGAGTCCTCGTTCCGGCTCGAGGTGTACCTGTTCCTCGTGTTCTGCCCGCTGGGGCTGTGGCTCGGGGCGACGGGGGTGGAGCGCGCGTTGCTGGTGGGCAGTTGCCTGCTGGTAATGGCGGTCGAGCTGCTCAATTCCGCGATCGAAGCGGTGATCGAGCGCTACGGCCCCGAATTCCACGAATTGGCCGGGCGCGCCAAGGACATGGGTTCAGCCGCGGTGTTCCTGACGATGCTCAACGTATTGCTGGTGTGGGGCTGCATCTTGGTCCCGCATTTCTTCTGA